One region of Skermanella mucosa genomic DNA includes:
- a CDS encoding cytochrome D1 domain-containing protein, giving the protein MKHLGVLMGAILLAVPVYATAADQRGTGDLGIVVERAAGRVQVIDSSLRTKLASVPELGDLSHASAVFSRDARYAYVFGRDGGLSKVDLLTGNLENRVVQAGNSIGGAISQDGRLVAVSNYEPGGVRVFDAGTLEPLADIPTGSKVVGLVDAPDQRFVFSLYDLGEIWLVDMSDPAVPEITKYPNVGQNPYDALITPDGRYYVAGLFGEDGLALLDLWHPEKGVRRILDGYGRGEDPLPVYKMPHLEGVAIAGKNAFLPAVGRHEILVVDMDKDWQEIGRIPVHGQPVFAVSRPDGRQIWVNFAYPHNDTVQVIDAASLEVVHSIKPGPGVLHLEFTPRGEQVWVSVRDADRVDVYDTRSFTLLGSLPADKPSGIFMTARAHRIGY; this is encoded by the coding sequence ATGAAGCATTTAGGCGTCCTGATGGGAGCCATCCTCCTGGCCGTTCCAGTATACGCTACGGCTGCGGATCAGCGCGGAACCGGCGATCTCGGCATCGTCGTGGAGCGCGCCGCGGGTCGTGTCCAGGTCATCGATTCAAGTCTCCGTACGAAACTCGCGAGCGTTCCCGAGCTTGGTGACCTCAGTCATGCCTCGGCCGTATTCTCGCGCGATGCGCGGTACGCCTACGTCTTCGGGCGTGATGGCGGCCTCAGCAAGGTTGATCTGCTTACCGGAAACCTGGAAAACCGCGTGGTTCAGGCCGGCAACAGCATCGGCGGTGCGATCTCTCAGGATGGAAGGCTGGTTGCCGTTTCCAATTACGAGCCGGGTGGCGTGCGGGTATTCGATGCCGGAACGCTGGAGCCGCTGGCCGACATTCCGACCGGATCCAAGGTGGTCGGCCTGGTCGATGCCCCGGACCAGCGATTCGTGTTCAGCCTGTACGATCTGGGGGAGATTTGGCTGGTGGACATGAGCGATCCGGCAGTCCCGGAAATCACGAAATACCCGAATGTGGGGCAGAATCCCTACGACGCCCTGATCACGCCGGATGGCCGCTACTACGTGGCGGGTCTGTTCGGCGAGGACGGGCTGGCGCTGCTCGATCTATGGCATCCCGAGAAGGGCGTACGGCGCATTCTCGACGGTTACGGTCGCGGCGAGGACCCCCTGCCCGTCTACAAGATGCCGCACCTCGAGGGTGTCGCGATTGCAGGGAAAAATGCCTTCCTCCCCGCCGTCGGTCGGCACGAAATCCTGGTCGTTGACATGGACAAGGATTGGCAGGAAATCGGCCGGATCCCGGTCCACGGCCAGCCGGTCTTCGCCGTGTCCCGGCCAGACGGCCGGCAGATCTGGGTCAACTTCGCTTATCCCCACAACGACACGGTCCAGGTGATCGACGCGGCCAGCCTGGAAGTGGTGCACAGCATCAAACCCGGCCCGGGGGTGCTTCACCTGGAGTTCACTCCGCGCGGCGAGCAGGTCTGGGTATCGGTGCGCGATGCCGATCGGGTTGATGTCTACGATACCCGCAGCTTCACGCTGCTCGGCTCCCTGCCGGCGGACAAGCCCAGCGGCATCTTCATGACCGCCCGCGCCCACCGCATCGGGTACTAA
- a CDS encoding cytochrome D1 domain-containing protein yields MQGSNTAEKPKPEDVHRTQPGDQYQPEHNILSDIPTEQPGAKPGVPQLSQAEFEKAKKIYFERCAGCHGVLRGGATGKALTPDLTRELGFDYLRDFITYGSPGGMPNWGTSGDLSKEDVELMAKYLLNDPPTPPEFGMKEMRETWKVLVPPDQRPTRKMNDINVENLFSVTLRDTGEIALIDGGSYKIVSVLPTGYAVHISRISASGRYLFVIGRDGKINLIDLWMEKPDTVAEVKIGLEARSVETSKFKGFEDKYAIAGAYWPPQFVIMNGDTLEPMKITSTRGMIVDTQDYHPEPRVAAIVASHHNPSFIVNVKETGKIMVVNYDDLTNLKITNIEAERFLHDGGFDRTGRYFLVAANARNKVGVIDTKENKLVSLVETSTTPHPGRGANFVHPKFGPVWSTSHLGSEAISLIGTDPEKHPDQAWKVVQELEGQGGGSLFIKTHPKSKNLWVDTPLNPEAEIAASVAVFDIDNLDKGYEVLPIGEWSGITEGMRRVVQPEYNKDGTEVWFSVWNAKDQQSAIVIVDDKTRKLKHVIKDPRLVTPTGKFNVYNTQKDVY; encoded by the coding sequence GTGCAGGGATCCAATACGGCGGAGAAGCCGAAGCCTGAAGATGTCCACAGGACCCAGCCGGGTGACCAGTACCAGCCGGAACACAATATCCTGTCGGACATCCCCACCGAGCAGCCCGGGGCGAAGCCCGGCGTGCCGCAGCTCAGTCAGGCGGAATTCGAGAAAGCCAAGAAAATCTACTTCGAGCGCTGCGCCGGGTGCCACGGCGTGCTGCGCGGCGGAGCAACCGGCAAGGCGCTGACACCCGACCTGACGCGTGAACTGGGCTTCGATTACCTGCGCGATTTCATCACCTACGGCTCGCCGGGCGGCATGCCGAACTGGGGCACCTCGGGAGATCTCTCGAAGGAAGACGTCGAGCTGATGGCGAAATACCTGCTCAACGATCCTCCGACGCCGCCCGAGTTCGGCATGAAGGAGATGCGGGAGACCTGGAAGGTTCTGGTTCCACCGGACCAGCGGCCGACCCGCAAGATGAACGACATCAACGTCGAGAACCTGTTCTCGGTGACGCTCCGCGACACCGGCGAGATCGCCCTGATCGACGGCGGATCCTACAAGATCGTCAGCGTTCTGCCGACCGGCTACGCTGTGCACATCTCGCGTATTTCGGCGTCGGGCCGCTATCTCTTCGTGATCGGCCGCGACGGCAAAATCAACCTGATCGACCTCTGGATGGAGAAGCCGGACACCGTCGCCGAAGTCAAGATCGGCCTCGAGGCGCGCTCGGTCGAAACCTCCAAGTTCAAGGGGTTCGAGGACAAGTACGCGATCGCCGGCGCCTACTGGCCGCCGCAGTTCGTGATCATGAACGGCGACACCCTCGAGCCGATGAAGATCACCTCGACCCGGGGCATGATCGTCGATACCCAGGACTACCATCCCGAGCCGCGGGTCGCCGCGATCGTGGCGTCGCACCACAACCCGAGCTTCATCGTCAACGTCAAGGAAACGGGCAAGATCATGGTCGTCAACTACGACGACCTGACCAACCTCAAGATCACCAACATCGAGGCCGAACGCTTCCTCCACGACGGCGGATTCGACCGCACCGGCCGGTACTTCCTGGTCGCGGCCAACGCCCGCAACAAGGTCGGCGTGATCGACACCAAGGAAAACAAGCTCGTGTCCCTGGTCGAGACCAGCACGACGCCGCATCCCGGCCGCGGCGCCAATTTCGTCCATCCCAAGTTCGGCCCGGTGTGGTCAACCAGCCATCTCGGCAGCGAGGCGATCAGCCTGATCGGCACCGATCCGGAAAAGCACCCCGACCAGGCCTGGAAAGTGGTGCAGGAGTTGGAGGGCCAGGGCGGCGGCTCGCTGTTCATCAAGACCCATCCCAAGTCCAAGAACCTTTGGGTTGACACTCCTCTCAATCCCGAAGCCGAGATCGCCGCTAGCGTGGCTGTGTTCGACATCGACAACCTCGACAAGGGATACGAGGTGCTGCCGATCGGCGAGTGGTCCGGCATCACCGAGGGCATGCGCCGGGTCGTGCAGCCGGAGTACAACAAGGACGGCACCGAGGTCTGGTTCTCGGTCTGGAACGCCAAGGACCAGCAGTCGGCCATCGTCATAGTCGATGATAAGACGCGCAAGCTGAAGCACGTCATCAAGGACCCGAGGCTGGTCACGCCGACCGGCAAGTTCAACGTCTACAATACCCAGAAGGACGTCTACTGA
- the ahbB gene encoding siroheme decarboxylase subunit beta, whose product MSDDPPIDALDRRLIQATQAGLPLVEQPYHHLAGELGIPAEDVIRRLNRMLSAGIIRRIGVVPNHYALGYRANGMSVWDVPDDAVSAIGRRVGALDFVSHAYHRPRHLPMWPFNLFAMVHGRTRAEVEDKVAAIADLIGPADRGHSILYSTRILKKTGLRIVG is encoded by the coding sequence ATGAGCGACGATCCGCCCATCGATGCCCTTGACCGGCGTCTGATCCAAGCGACTCAGGCCGGACTGCCGCTTGTCGAACAGCCTTATCATCACCTAGCAGGCGAACTCGGCATTCCAGCCGAGGACGTGATTCGCCGGCTGAACCGGATGCTGAGTGCCGGGATCATCCGCCGGATCGGCGTCGTGCCGAACCACTATGCCCTGGGCTACCGCGCCAACGGCATGTCAGTCTGGGATGTGCCGGACGACGCTGTCAGTGCGATCGGCCGCCGGGTCGGCGCCCTGGATTTCGTCAGCCACGCCTACCACCGACCCCGCCACCTGCCGATGTGGCCCTTCAACCTCTTCGCCATGGTCCATGGCCGCACACGGGCCGAAGTCGAGGACAAGGTGGCGGCGATCGCAGACTTGATCGGCCCTGCCGACCGCGGCCATTCCATTCTCTACAGCACGCGCATCCTCAAGAAGACCGGATTGCGGATCGTCGGATAG
- the ahbB gene encoding siroheme decarboxylase subunit beta — protein sequence MDLDNICDVPLRPLERRLLDAFQRDLPLVEHPYQVMADATGSREGDVLEALDRLRETGVLSRVGLVIRPNMAGASTLAAMAVPDGDLAAVAARVSARPEVNHNYEREHRLNLWFVVAAADAQALQQTLREIERETGYAVLNLPLEAAYHIDLGFSLSRDSARNQRKSKKMDPAGGWAVRVTDQDRHILAALQDGLPLVPRPFAQPSARLGITEAELLSELRWLLVCGVIKRCGLIVRHHELGYRANAMVVWNVPDHSVDEVGARLATLPFVTLCYRRPRRLPDWPYNLFCMIHGRDRNTVVEQVATIRALPGLAGVQHTMLFSRRRFKQRGATLSRTPEAA from the coding sequence ATGGATCTGGACAATATTTGCGACGTGCCGCTACGACCACTCGAGCGCCGTCTGCTGGACGCATTCCAGCGCGATCTGCCCCTGGTTGAGCATCCCTATCAGGTCATGGCCGACGCGACAGGGAGCCGCGAGGGTGACGTTCTGGAGGCACTTGATCGGCTGCGTGAAACTGGCGTGCTGAGTCGCGTCGGGCTCGTCATCCGGCCCAATATGGCGGGCGCCAGCACCCTGGCGGCCATGGCCGTTCCAGATGGCGATTTGGCTGCGGTGGCGGCCAGGGTCAGCGCCCGGCCGGAGGTCAACCACAACTACGAGCGCGAGCACCGGCTGAACCTCTGGTTCGTCGTCGCGGCGGCGGATGCGCAGGCACTGCAGCAGACTCTGCGAGAGATCGAGCGGGAAACCGGGTACGCGGTGCTCAACCTGCCGCTGGAGGCTGCGTACCACATCGATCTTGGTTTTTCGCTGTCTCGCGATAGCGCGAGGAACCAGAGAAAATCAAAGAAGATGGACCCGGCAGGTGGTTGGGCAGTGCGTGTGACGGATCAGGATCGTCATATACTTGCGGCCTTACAGGATGGGCTGCCCCTGGTTCCCCGCCCCTTCGCCCAGCCGTCAGCTCGACTCGGCATCACGGAAGCGGAGTTGCTCAGCGAGCTCCGATGGCTTCTCGTCTGCGGCGTGATCAAACGGTGCGGCCTTATCGTCCGTCACCACGAACTGGGTTACCGGGCCAATGCCATGGTGGTCTGGAACGTTCCGGACCACTCGGTCGATGAGGTCGGTGCCAGGCTGGCCACCCTGCCCTTCGTCACCCTCTGCTACCGGCGCCCGCGCCGCCTGCCGGACTGGCCCTACAATCTGTTCTGCATGATCCATGGACGCGACCGCAACACCGTCGTGGAGCAAGTGGCCACCATTCGCGCCCTGCCCGGCCTTGCCGGGGTCCAACACACGATGTTGTTCAGCCGCCGGCGCTTCAAGCAGCGAGGCGCCACCCTTTCCCGGACCCCGGAGGCTGCCTGA
- a CDS encoding c-type cytochrome gives MGKFRYFRFFQPKSALLVMVSSALLASSVVSGAERPTPARQVELMTLLRHDCGSCHGLTMKGGLGPPLLPDTLAGKDKPTLVGIILDGVPGKPMPPWRFELQPEEARWLVDRLREGLK, from the coding sequence GTGGGTAAATTCCGGTATTTCCGATTTTTTCAGCCTAAATCGGCTCTTCTCGTGATGGTTTCCTCGGCGCTGTTAGCGTCCAGTGTGGTGTCGGGCGCCGAGCGCCCGACACCTGCCCGTCAAGTCGAGCTGATGACGCTTCTCAGGCATGACTGCGGCTCCTGTCATGGACTGACCATGAAGGGCGGCCTGGGCCCGCCCCTGCTACCCGACACCCTGGCGGGCAAAGACAAACCGACATTGGTCGGGATCATCCTCGACGGCGTGCCCGGAAAACCAATGCCGCCGTGGCGCTTCGAATTGCAGCCGGAAGAGGCCCGATGGCTGGTTGATCGACTGCGCGAGGGATTGAAATGA
- the nirJ gene encoding heme d1 biosynthesis radical SAM protein NirJ, with translation MLRITQCMHEILDPTPVRPKRNPPGPVVIWNLIRRCNLRCKHCYSISTDVDFPGELSTAEVFKVMDDLKHFRVPVLILSGGEPLLRPDIFEVSRRAKSMGFYVGLSTNGTPIDETNIASIAEVGYNYVGISLDGIGPTHDRFRRRDGAFDASLRGIRLCLENGIKVGLRFTLTQDNFHELPAVLDLMDREGADKFYLSHLNYAGRGNKHRTDDAHFGMTRAAMDLLFERAWRSVESGDGKEFVTGNNDADGVYLLMWAAERFPERLDHLRAKLVQWGGNSSGVNVANIDNLGNVHPDTFWWHYNLGNVRDRPFSEIWPDVSDPIMAGLKAASRPVEGRCASCRHLKICGGNTRVRALQLTGNAWAEDPGCYLTDQEIGVTDSQPRVQLTPYRSRKSHEVAAN, from the coding sequence TTGCTGCGAATCACCCAGTGCATGCACGAAATCCTGGACCCGACGCCGGTTCGCCCGAAGCGGAACCCGCCCGGCCCGGTCGTGATCTGGAACCTGATCCGACGCTGCAACCTGCGCTGCAAGCACTGCTACTCGATCTCGACGGACGTCGATTTTCCGGGCGAACTGAGCACGGCCGAGGTCTTCAAGGTCATGGACGACCTCAAGCACTTCCGGGTTCCGGTACTCATCCTGTCCGGCGGCGAGCCCCTGCTGCGCCCCGACATCTTCGAGGTCTCGCGCCGCGCCAAGTCCATGGGCTTCTATGTCGGCCTCTCCACCAACGGCACGCCGATCGACGAGACCAACATCGCCTCCATAGCCGAGGTCGGCTACAACTATGTCGGCATCAGCCTCGACGGGATCGGGCCGACGCACGACCGGTTCCGCCGGCGCGACGGTGCGTTCGACGCCTCGTTGCGCGGCATCCGTCTATGCCTCGAGAACGGCATCAAGGTCGGCCTGCGCTTCACCCTGACCCAGGACAATTTCCATGAACTGCCCGCCGTGCTGGATCTGATGGACCGGGAGGGTGCCGACAAATTCTACCTGTCGCACCTGAACTACGCCGGCCGCGGCAACAAGCATCGCACGGATGACGCCCATTTCGGGATGACCCGGGCGGCCATGGACTTGCTGTTCGAGAGAGCTTGGCGCAGCGTCGAAAGCGGTGACGGAAAAGAGTTCGTCACCGGTAACAATGATGCCGACGGCGTTTATCTACTGATGTGGGCGGCCGAGCGCTTCCCGGAGCGGCTGGATCACCTGCGTGCCAAACTCGTGCAGTGGGGCGGGAACTCGTCTGGTGTCAACGTCGCCAACATCGACAATCTCGGCAACGTCCATCCCGACACCTTTTGGTGGCACTACAATCTCGGCAATGTCCGCGACCGGCCGTTCTCGGAAATCTGGCCGGACGTATCCGACCCGATCATGGCCGGATTGAAGGCGGCATCTCGTCCGGTGGAAGGGCGCTGCGCCTCTTGCCGGCACCTCAAGATCTGCGGCGGCAACACACGGGTCAGGGCGCTTCAGCTCACCGGCAATGCCTGGGCCGAGGACCCCGGATGCTATCTTACCGATCAAGAAATCGGGGTCACGGACAGCCAGCCCCGCGTACAGCTGACACCCTACCGGAGCAGGAAGTCCCATGAAGTCGCGGCGAATTAG
- a CDS encoding Lrp/AsnC family transcriptional regulator — protein sequence MDDLDRRIINNLQGGFPVSERPFLDAAQTLGIGERDLISRIEDMLETGVLSRFGPMYHAERLGGGLTLAALAAPPGRFDEVAALVNAHAEVAHNYERDHELNMWFVLATERPGDIDRMLAEISSETGLVVHDMRKLEEFFVGLRFEA from the coding sequence ATGGACGATCTCGATCGCCGCATCATCAATAATCTGCAGGGCGGCTTTCCAGTTTCCGAGCGCCCGTTCCTCGATGCGGCCCAAACCCTGGGCATCGGGGAGCGAGATCTGATCAGCCGCATCGAGGACATGCTGGAGACGGGCGTGTTGTCCCGGTTCGGACCGATGTACCACGCCGAACGGCTGGGCGGCGGCCTGACGCTGGCAGCACTGGCAGCGCCGCCCGGACGCTTCGACGAAGTGGCGGCTCTGGTCAACGCCCATGCGGAAGTGGCGCACAATTACGAGCGCGATCACGAACTGAACATGTGGTTCGTCCTTGCTACGGAGCGGCCCGGCGACATCGACCGCATGCTCGCCGAGATATCTTCCGAAACCGGACTGGTGGTCCACGACATGCGCAAGTTGGAGGAATTCTTCGTCGGCCTGAGGTTTGAGGCATGA
- a CDS encoding Crp/Fnr family transcriptional regulator — MIGSSILKDAELFQGLEPDALDTIFNAGQIRQIKKRTRIFNQGAPARNCHLLIEGRTKIVQSGPDGEQVLIHLVGPGEMYGIAAVFLSTGYPADAFAITDCTDLRWPARTIKELMLAHPRVGLNALGIVAARYQDAQHRLREIAHQSVERRIAHAVLRLVQYAGRRVGHYIEIEIPLLRQDMAELAGTSMFTVSRVLNDWEARGIVDASRRRIIVRQLHALVAIAEKTGELKSRPRLPIDYPDSRLQ, encoded by the coding sequence GTGATTGGCTCCTCGATTCTCAAAGACGCGGAACTGTTCCAAGGCCTGGAACCGGACGCACTGGATACGATCTTCAACGCCGGACAGATTCGGCAGATAAAAAAGAGAACACGCATCTTCAACCAGGGAGCGCCCGCCAGAAATTGCCATCTTCTGATCGAGGGCCGGACAAAGATCGTTCAATCTGGCCCCGATGGCGAACAGGTGCTGATCCATCTCGTAGGCCCGGGCGAGATGTACGGCATCGCGGCGGTGTTCCTGAGCACAGGATATCCAGCCGATGCCTTCGCGATCACCGACTGCACGGACCTGCGATGGCCGGCCAGGACGATCAAGGAGCTGATGTTGGCGCATCCGCGTGTCGGCCTCAACGCTCTCGGTATCGTCGCTGCCCGCTACCAGGATGCCCAGCACCGCCTGCGGGAAATAGCTCATCAGTCGGTCGAACGCCGCATCGCGCACGCAGTGTTGCGGCTTGTGCAGTATGCCGGGCGCCGCGTGGGTCACTATATCGAAATCGAGATCCCGCTGCTGCGCCAGGACATGGCTGAACTGGCAGGGACGTCGATGTTCACGGTCAGCCGGGTCCTGAACGATTGGGAGGCCCGGGGCATCGTCGATGCGAGCCGCCGCCGGATCATCGTCCGGCAGTTGCATGCGCTTGTCGCCATTGCGGAGAAGACCGGGGAGCTAAAGTCGCGCCCGAGACTACCTATCGATTATCCTGACTCCCGGCTTCAGTGA
- a CDS encoding cytochrome D1 domain-containing protein, whose translation MKSRRISLCAIAALLVGTGGPLHAAEQTPAPVLRERQADNHAAALYQEHCSSCHGAGRLGGQGPALLPENLGRLGKKAAEDIIAQGRAATQMPGFADRLSAEQITALAELVYTPLPSLPDWTLADIEASRAFDAAKAALPNKPVFSADPLNLFVVVESGDHHVTILDGDRFEPIHRFPSRFALHGGPKFSANGRYVFFGSRDGWITKYDLYNLATVAEVRAGINLRNIALSSDGRYVAAANYLPHSLVILDAADLKPLKVIPTTDRAGKATSRVSAVYDARPRGSFIVALKDIPELWEVAYRDDAKPIYRGFVHSYETGMVEGVAEPGKFGARRIALDQPLDDFFFDPDYRHLLGSGRDAGKAVVVHLDVGRPIATIDIPGLPHLGSGITWTWQDRPVMATPNLKEGSLSIIDMKDWSVIKRIETAGPGFFLRSHENTPYAWADVFFGPNKDVMHVIDKGTLEVVATLKPEPGKTFAHAEFTRDGRFVLVSLWENDGAVIVYDASTFEEVKRLPMVKPSGKYNVYNKINLSDGTSH comes from the coding sequence ATGAAGTCGCGGCGAATTAGTCTCTGCGCCATCGCGGCGCTTCTGGTCGGAACCGGCGGACCGCTCCACGCTGCGGAACAGACCCCTGCTCCCGTCTTACGGGAGCGGCAGGCCGACAATCATGCGGCTGCCCTCTACCAGGAGCACTGCTCCTCGTGTCACGGCGCTGGGCGGCTGGGCGGCCAGGGACCTGCCCTCCTGCCGGAAAATCTCGGCCGACTCGGCAAGAAAGCGGCCGAGGATATCATAGCCCAGGGCCGGGCCGCCACCCAGATGCCAGGCTTTGCCGACCGGCTGAGCGCGGAACAGATCACCGCCCTGGCGGAACTGGTCTATACGCCGCTTCCATCCCTGCCCGATTGGACCCTGGCCGACATCGAGGCGTCACGCGCCTTCGATGCCGCCAAAGCGGCTTTGCCAAACAAGCCGGTCTTCTCGGCGGACCCGCTGAACCTGTTCGTCGTCGTCGAGAGCGGCGACCACCACGTCACCATCCTCGACGGCGACCGGTTCGAGCCGATCCACCGCTTCCCCAGCCGCTTCGCCCTGCATGGCGGCCCGAAGTTTTCGGCGAACGGCCGCTACGTGTTCTTCGGATCTCGGGACGGCTGGATCACCAAGTACGACCTCTACAACCTGGCGACCGTCGCCGAAGTGCGCGCCGGCATCAATCTGCGCAACATCGCGCTGTCCAGCGACGGACGCTACGTCGCCGCGGCCAACTACCTGCCGCACAGCCTGGTCATCCTGGATGCCGCCGACCTGAAACCATTGAAGGTGATCCCGACCACGGACCGTGCGGGCAAGGCAACCTCACGGGTCAGCGCCGTCTACGATGCCCGTCCCCGCGGCAGCTTCATCGTCGCCCTCAAGGACATCCCGGAGCTCTGGGAGGTCGCTTACCGGGACGATGCCAAGCCGATCTACCGCGGCTTCGTCCACAGCTACGAGACCGGCATGGTCGAGGGAGTGGCCGAGCCCGGCAAGTTCGGCGCCCGCCGCATCGCCCTTGACCAGCCGCTCGACGACTTCTTCTTCGACCCGGACTACCGCCACCTGCTGGGATCGGGACGCGATGCCGGCAAGGCGGTGGTCGTTCACCTCGATGTCGGCCGGCCGATCGCGACGATCGACATTCCGGGATTGCCCCACCTCGGCTCCGGCATTACCTGGACCTGGCAGGATCGCCCCGTCATGGCGACGCCGAACCTGAAGGAAGGATCTCTCAGCATCATCGACATGAAGGACTGGAGCGTCATCAAGCGGATAGAAACGGCGGGTCCGGGGTTCTTCCTGCGCAGCCACGAGAACACCCCCTATGCCTGGGCCGACGTGTTCTTCGGCCCGAACAAAGATGTCATGCATGTGATCGACAAGGGCACGCTGGAGGTAGTGGCGACACTCAAGCCCGAACCCGGAAAGACTTTCGCCCATGCCGAGTTCACCCGCGACGGCCGCTTCGTCCTGGTCAGCCTGTGGGAGAATGATGGCGCCGTGATCGTTTACGACGCCTCGACGTTCGAGGAAGTCAAGCGCCTGCCCATGGTCAAGCCTTCCGGAAAATACAACGTCTACAACAAAATCAATCTGTCGGATGGAACCAGTCACTGA
- the ccoG gene encoding cytochrome c oxidase accessory protein CcoG gives MPDGSPTLKAEAKPQLYASRIKVFPKSVSGFYRRLKWQMLWLLLAIYYVAPWLRWDRGPGAPDQAILVDAGQGRLYFFMIEIWPQEVYYLTGLLIMAAIGLFLATSLAGRVWCGYACPQTVWTDLFIWVERRIEGDRAERIRLDKAPWTLAKLARRTAKHTAWVLISLVTGGAWVMYFTDAPTLLSDALRFDVSVTVLTFVGLFTATTYLLAGWAREQVCAYMCPWPRIQSAMLDEHSLVVTYQAWRGDRRGAKRKSESWDDRTVKGLGDCIDCSQCVQVCPMGIDIRDGWNGDCINCGLCVDACAPIMDTVGRPRGLISYDTLANSAARAEDRPTHWTAIRPRTIVYALILLVVGAIMAGTLLLRPRLDVSVERDRAPLYVELSDGAIRNGYTVKISNMTRHAHNYALSVTGIPEAVVHVVGRDEQEGPVELEVRSDSIATFRVTIRAPRDALKAASTDIAFNLAGQTPGEKAVYDSVFLAPESMQ, from the coding sequence ATGCCGGACGGATCGCCGACGCTGAAGGCCGAGGCCAAGCCCCAGCTCTATGCCAGCCGAATCAAGGTCTTCCCCAAGTCAGTTTCCGGTTTCTACCGGCGGCTCAAGTGGCAGATGTTGTGGCTTCTCCTGGCCATCTACTACGTGGCGCCGTGGCTTCGCTGGGACCGTGGGCCCGGGGCGCCGGACCAAGCCATCCTGGTCGATGCCGGGCAGGGCCGGCTGTACTTCTTCATGATCGAGATCTGGCCGCAGGAAGTCTATTACCTGACCGGATTGCTGATCATGGCCGCGATCGGCCTGTTCCTCGCGACCTCGCTGGCAGGGCGTGTCTGGTGCGGGTATGCCTGCCCGCAGACGGTGTGGACCGACCTCTTCATCTGGGTCGAGCGCCGGATCGAGGGCGACCGGGCCGAGCGGATCCGTCTCGACAAGGCCCCCTGGACTCTGGCCAAGCTGGCCCGCCGGACCGCCAAGCACACTGCCTGGGTTCTGATCAGCCTCGTGACCGGCGGCGCCTGGGTCATGTACTTCACGGACGCGCCGACGCTCCTGTCCGACGCGCTCAGGTTCGACGTGTCGGTCACGGTCCTGACCTTCGTCGGCCTGTTCACCGCGACGACCTATCTGCTGGCCGGCTGGGCGCGCGAGCAGGTGTGCGCCTATATGTGTCCCTGGCCGCGCATCCAGTCGGCCATGCTCGACGAGCACAGCCTTGTGGTGACCTACCAGGCTTGGCGCGGCGACCGGCGCGGGGCCAAGCGCAAGTCAGAGAGCTGGGACGATCGGACTGTCAAGGGTCTCGGCGACTGCATCGACTGTTCGCAGTGCGTCCAGGTCTGTCCGATGGGGATTGACATCCGGGATGGCTGGAACGGCGACTGCATCAATTGCGGCCTGTGCGTGGACGCCTGCGCACCGATCATGGACACGGTCGGCCGTCCGCGCGGGCTGATCTCCTACGACACGCTCGCCAACTCGGCGGCACGCGCCGAGGATCGGCCCACGCACTGGACCGCCATCCGCCCGCGGACGATCGTCTACGCGCTGATCCTGCTGGTAGTGGGAGCAATCATGGCCGGCACGCTGCTGCTCCGGCCTAGGCTCGACGTCTCGGTCGAGCGAGACCGCGCACCGCTCTACGTCGAGCTTTCCGACGGTGCGATCCGCAACGGCTACACGGTCAAGATCAGCAACATGACCCGCCACGCCCATAACTACGCCTTGAGCGTCACGGGTATCCCGGAGGCTGTCGTGCACGTGGTCGGGCGGGACGAACAGGAGGGACCGGTTGAACTCGAGGTCCGTTCCGACTCCATCGCCACATTCCGCGTCACCATCAGGGCTCCGCGTGACGCGCTTAAGGCCGCTTCCACCGACATAGCCTTCAATCTGGCAGGGCAAACCCCCGGCGAGAAGGCGGTCTACGACAGCGTCTTCCTGGCACCTGAATCGATGCAATGA